AATTTGCCATGCGTGCAGCGCTTGCGACCCATTGCCAGATTGCGCGACAAAGCCAGTGGGCGCGCAAGAATTACTTCTATCCTGATCTGCCCAAAGGCTACCAGATTAGTATGTACGAGTTACCGATCGCTCAGCATGGATATATCGACATCACCGTCGATGCCCACCCCAAGCGTATTGGCTTGACCCGTATCCACATGGAAGAAGATGCAGGAAAGAATATTCATGACCCACAGAGTGAGGCCAGTCTGGTCGACCTCAACCGCGCTGGAGTGCCGCTGCTGGAAATCGTCAGTGAACCAGATATGCGATCGCCGGAAGAGGCTGGTGCGTATTTGCGGAGTTTGCGCACCATTCTCCAATACGTAGAAATCTGCGACGGCAATATGGAGGAAGGCAGTTTCCGTTGCGACGCCAACGTCTCGATCCGACCGCGCGGAAGCGATACTTTCGGTACGAAAGTCGAAATCAAAAACATGAACTCCTTCCGTGCCGTCGAGAAAGCCATCCAGTACGAGGTCCACCGCCAGCACGCGGCACTCACCTCGGGTGAGAAGATCGCGCAAGAAACGCGACTGTGGGACGCAGATCGCGAAGTGACCCGCTCGATGCGGAGTAAAGAACATGCGCACGACTACCGCTATTTTCCCGACCCGGATCTGTTGCCATTAGTGCTGAGTGAGGAGTGGATATCGCAGGTCTCCAGCACGCTACCGGAACTGCCCACGGTCCGGCGCGATCGTTTGATACGCGAGTACGGCCTCCCGGCGTACGATGCCGACATTCTGACAGCCCGACGCGATGTGGCTGAGTACTATGAAGCAGCAGTACATGCGTATCCTGCAGCCCCCAAGGCCGTCAGCAATTGGGTGATGGAGAGCGTGTTGCGTATCATCAAAGAAGAGAAGCTCGATGACGCCCTCACAATCACAGCGTGGCCATGCCCAGCAGAACACCTGGGCCTGCTCGTTCGCTTAATCCAAGAGGGAACCATCAGTGGTAAGATCGCAAAGAGCATCTTCACGGAGATGTGCACAAGCCGCAAAGCCCCGGACGTGATTATGACCGAACAAGGACTCACGCAAGTGAGCGATAGCGATGCGCTTCTCGCTGTGATCGACCAGGTGTTAGCCGCAGCTCCTGATAAAGTTGCAGAGTACCGCGCTGGACGCGAAAAATTGCTGGGATTCTTTGTCGGGCAAGTGATGAAAGCCAGTCAGGGGAAAGCCAACCCGCAGCTTCTGAATACGCTCTTGCAACAACGGCTGGCCAGCAACTAGTCACTTTAAGTGATTTGGAGGAACAGCAATGGATTTCGCCTTTACGCAAGAACAAGAAGCCTTTCGAACGGAGTTACGGGCCTGGCTCGCCGCCAATGTCCCTGCGGATACCCACCAGCTCCGCCATCTTCAACCCCAAGCATCCGCTGCCGACCTCTCGTTCCTGAAACACTGGCAACGCCGCTGCTTTGAAGGTGGATGGACGGGAATCTCGTGGCCAAAAGAATACGGTGGCCGCGGTGCGTCGCTCGTGGAACGGATGATCTTTGATGAAGAGATGGCCGCGTATAAAGCGCCCCAACTGCTCAACGTCCTTGGTCTTGAAATTGTCGGTCCTACCATCCTTGTGCATGGCACCGAAGAGCAAAAGCGTGCCCATGCCGCCAATATTCTCAGTGGTGATGAAATTTGGAGCCAGGGGTATTCAGAGCCGAACTCCGGCTCTGACTTAGCTTCGCTACGCACCCGTGCGGTGGAGCAAGGGGATTATTTTGTTGTTACCGGCCAGAAGGTCTGGACCAGTTTAGCGTTCTACGCCGATTGGTGCTTGCTGTTGGTCCGTACGAATCCTGACGCTCCCAAACACCTGGGGTTGTCGTGCCTACTAGTTGATATGAAAAGCCCAGGCATTACCGTCAAGCCACTTCGAACCCTTACTGGCGATAGCGAATTCAACGAAGTGTATTTTGAAGAAGTCAAAGTTCCTAAGCAGAATCTGTTAGGAGAGAAGGATCAAGGCTGGCGCGTGATCATTACGTCGCTGATGTTTGAGCGCCAAGGGCTGAGTTTTTTCTTCACCTTTGCGCAGAAGCGTCACTATGAGGACTTGGTCGCCACTGCGCGCCGCACCTCGCGGTACGGTCAATCTGTGATCTCAGATCCACTGGTACGACAGAGACTTGCGAATGCATATATCGAAACAGAGTTGTTAAAACTCAATAACTACCGTGCGCTCACTCGTCTCCTGCGCGGCAATCCTCCAGGGCCAGAAGGGTCAGTCCCCAAGTTGCAGTGGGCAGACACGAACCAGAGTCTGCAACAACTCGCAGTCGATATCCAGGGAGCGCGTGGCCAGCTCTACCAAGGTGAAGTCTCGGCACCAGACGATGCCTACTGGCAGTACGGTTTCCTCCGGGCCCGCGCCAACTCAATCGAAGGCGGAACCTCAGAGGTGCAGCGCAATATCATCGCCGAACGCGTACTCGGTTTGCCAAAGGCTCGTTAAGGAGAGGAAGCCCCTTCTGCCCATCGCTGATCGCTAAAGAGTCACCTCCCCCATTCTTCGGGGCGATCGTGTAACCAGTCGGCTAACGCACGCTCTAGGGTGTACTGGTACGGATAGTTATGCTCACGGAGAAATCGTGGGTCAATATGGTTCGAGCGTACCAACTTGCGGATGCGTACTGGACTAATTGGCTGATGCAAACCCAGCGGGCGACTGAGTGCCTCAATCGGGTACGACGCGCCAAGCAGCAAAGGATAGGGAACACTGGGAATGAAGTGTCGAACATGAGCAACGCGAGAGATCGCTGCAACATATTCTTCTACGGTTGGCGCAGGGTCCATGGAAAAATTAAACAGCGCAACATCGGTTCCGGTCTGC
Above is a window of Deltaproteobacteria bacterium DNA encoding:
- the gatB gene encoding Asp-tRNA(Asn)/Glu-tRNA(Gln) amidotransferase subunit GatB is translated as MEYETVIGLEVHAQLLTKSKIFCGCSTIFGAPPNHHTCPVCMGMPGVLPVLNQRVVEFAMRAALATHCQIARQSQWARKNYFYPDLPKGYQISMYELPIAQHGYIDITVDAHPKRIGLTRIHMEEDAGKNIHDPQSEASLVDLNRAGVPLLEIVSEPDMRSPEEAGAYLRSLRTILQYVEICDGNMEEGSFRCDANVSIRPRGSDTFGTKVEIKNMNSFRAVEKAIQYEVHRQHAALTSGEKIAQETRLWDADREVTRSMRSKEHAHDYRYFPDPDLLPLVLSEEWISQVSSTLPELPTVRRDRLIREYGLPAYDADILTARRDVAEYYEAAVHAYPAAPKAVSNWVMESVLRIIKEEKLDDALTITAWPCPAEHLGLLVRLIQEGTISGKIAKSIFTEMCTSRKAPDVIMTEQGLTQVSDSDALLAVIDQVLAAAPDKVAEYRAGREKLLGFFVGQVMKASQGKANPQLLNTLLQQRLASN
- a CDS encoding acyl-CoA dehydrogenase encodes the protein MDFAFTQEQEAFRTELRAWLAANVPADTHQLRHLQPQASAADLSFLKHWQRRCFEGGWTGISWPKEYGGRGASLVERMIFDEEMAAYKAPQLLNVLGLEIVGPTILVHGTEEQKRAHAANILSGDEIWSQGYSEPNSGSDLASLRTRAVEQGDYFVVTGQKVWTSLAFYADWCLLLVRTNPDAPKHLGLSCLLVDMKSPGITVKPLRTLTGDSEFNEVYFEEVKVPKQNLLGEKDQGWRVIITSLMFERQGLSFFFTFAQKRHYEDLVATARRTSRYGQSVISDPLVRQRLANAYIETELLKLNNYRALTRLLRGNPPGPEGSVPKLQWADTNQSLQQLAVDIQGARGQLYQGEVSAPDDAYWQYGFLRARANSIEGGTSEVQRNIIAERVLGLPKAR